Genomic DNA from Oncorhynchus tshawytscha isolate Ot180627B linkage group LG04, Otsh_v2.0, whole genome shotgun sequence:
AAGAATGAAGAGTGCTGTAcaggacagctgtgtgtgtggggccagTGCAGCCAGAACGCCACTAAGGGGGAAGCTGGCAGCATCTGCCAATACCAGAACGACTGCAGCCCAGACCTCTGCTGTGCTTTCCATAAAGGTGCAGGCCACAAggtcacacacacaacataattcCTCTGCTAAATTATACACCATGAGTCATTCTACATGAAATTAACATAATCTGTGGTGAGCGAAATGGGCTCCTTCCATTTGGCTTTGACTCAGCCAGATAAAAACCTACAGGGATTTCTTTGACATCCAAAAAAGGGAGGCTTCAAATTGCGATACCACAAAGTCTCTGTTCTCAATGTAATTAGCCAATTATGATAGTCACAAAGTCAAGTGAAGCAGGGTGCATTGAAGTTTCAGATAGTTAAGTGATCATTTGAAAGCCCATAACCTGCTTTCCCCTCTAAGCACGGTCCATATACTGTGCACCTGTATTTAGGTTTCTGTAGTAATGTCACTTACCTTTGTCACTACCCATCGCTCTCCCCTTACCTTGTGGTCAGCCCTGCAGTTCCCTGTGTGCACGGCCAAGCCAATAGAGCGTGAGCGCTGTCATGGCTCCCCCAACCACCTTATGGAGTTGCTGTCCTGGGACATAGAGGGCCAGGGATCAAGGGAACACTGTCCCTGTGCTGGGGACCTCCAGTGCCAACATCTCGGGTAAGAGTCTATGTGCTGCAAACCCGCAACGTTTATATTCAATTGAAATTAAGGCAGaagtcattacattttttttgcaaaaacacATGGTAGACAAAAGCCATAGCCATCACTCAAAATGCTGTTGACCCAGTATGATGCTACAAATGGATATTTCTTCATCTCTTTGACAGCCGAGGCTCCCTGTGTCTGAAAAGACAGAACTCGAGTGAAGAGGACCTGACAGACACACTTTATTCAGAAATTGACTATATTGTCTAGGAGTAACCATGCAGCTCAACCTTTTCAGGCCTGTAGACAATCAGATAGAGGGGTCTCCAGTGATTTCAGCCTAGAAAATGAAGTTGCTCACCGGCGTCTCACAAGGCTTACATGTAAGATTCTTCCATCTATAAGCTTGTCATTGTTTATTCAAGCCATTGCAGTTCTCTCTATCTGCTCGAAGTTAACCAAAGCTCTAGATGTTACGTAGTGCATAACACCATGTATGTATTAGATGAAATTCCTAGACGTTTACGCTGTTCAAGGTAGTGTGTATGATGACTACACTCCAATACCGCAATAAGAGTTCGTGTTTTAACAAATATGTACCTCCTCCTGCTCTCTGATGTCTCACTTATGTGCCTACCCTCAGGATGGATAGTTTGCTGGAGATGCACTGTTGAGGCCCTTTGCTCAAAGGAATTAAGTCAAGTTAGGGACGAAGAAAGAataaacacaatgcactgtatacatgTGAAGTAGCTTGCTTAGTCCTGGTTTTTGTTTTAAATAGTGGTTTAAACAAGAACAGATGAAATTTCTGAATATATGGAGCACTTTGACAGGTCAGCTCATCATGCTCACAACTTGGTAATGGAAACTATAACCCAGACACATGCAGCTTGCACAACTTTTGCTCATAAGAAAATAAAAGGCTTTGAAAATGTAGCTGTCTATTCTTGAGATGTAAATATTCTTATATGTATACCATGTTCAATACATATAAATGCAGCATTGGTAAAGTGGGGAATCAAAATACTTAATTTACAATAACAGAATACTGCAGTtatgaaaaaaacattttaatttaattcTAAAATCACCTTAACTATGTTCACACAAGATTTAAACCTCAAAACAAAGAAACAAATTATTTTATTGGCATTTCTACTGTGAACAGCTTGTGGCAGGCAGCATTAGAAGCCCAGAGGAGCTCTGCTGGGCCCTGCAGTGTGGAGACCCAGTCAGCTGGTCCAGTAGGGTCTATGCCCTCTGGTCTCAGTCTATGAGAAGCAGCAGCAGGTATATATTGCCCCCAACCATCTCCCAAAACCACTGAGGGCTCCCGCCCCTCAAGCAATCAGCATGCACGTGGCTTCGACAGACACGCACACCATTCACATCGTGCAGAAATAAAAACGACAGAGGAAATAAACATGTTTCTAAATTAACACAAGGTTAAATACagagaaaatgtttttaatgtgtGCCAGAGGTCGCTCACAATAACATCAAAATAATTTACATTGAACAAAATGATGAGCGCCTTAATGTAGTCTACTTGGTGGTCTAGTTGCCATTTCCTTGGTAATTGGAAGACTAACACATATCAGTGAATCAGGAGGAAATGGCAGAGGCTGAGCTCCTATAAAGCGAAGGAGGTGGAGCAGCAGTAAGAGGAGTCTCCACAGTGATGCACACTGTGGCATTCTGGGAAAACAGCATAAACGTCagcaaatttaaaaaatgaccacTTTATAGAATCAGAGATACAGATGTCATTCAAATGTTGAGTGTGAACTACGTATCAATTTGCCAAAGATGATAAACTGCAGTTTGGATTAAAGAAGACAGAAACTGAAAGAAAATATAAAGTGAGTTGGTTGTTGTAGATACTCTTGGCTTTATACTCACAGTCTCTAAAGTGGGTGGGTGGGACGAGCATCGCTCTAGCCTGGTAAAATTTCAAATGTGGAGAATTTGAACCAGGTACATGTTCACAGATGGGTCAGGTAGTTTCTTGCTAGTCTGCAtaacagagggggagagtgagaaacCAAGTgctggagggagatgaggagaaatAAAGTGttgcagagaagagaggaaacagaaagaCATTTCTTTCCCTCTGGCTACACAGCTCTACTCTGATCGTGCACCATGTCTGGAACATTTCCATTAAATTGATTTGTCGGTatggtatttattttttaattgaatAGCTTTTGCACTTCCCTTTAAACTTCACAGTACAATAAACTATAGTGCACAATATGATTTCTGAGCCACTCTTTCCCCTAGAGCTCAGATGGGAGGACGAAAGAGGGCGTGTGAAACGCACTGCTCTGGTGACGTCGTCGAGTCAACGTGGGGCCCCACGCCAGACAGGGTCCCCTGGCCGGGCCAAGCTACActgcggcaggcaggcaggccagccaGCTAACTGGGACGGGCCTCAGATGGGCCTCAGTCCTGCCCCGGGTCCTTGACCGGGCCCCCATCCAGGTAGATCTTAAGGGCCTTCTCCTTACGAGGTGAGTAACTGACCCGGTGGCCAGTCTTCAGCAGCCGGCTGCTCTCCTTCTTCATCAGCTCATTGCGTTCATCTTCCGACTGTTCCATAGGCTCCTCTGTGCTGTCCCTGAAACACCAGAGCACAAGCTGTGAGACTTTCTGCAGAATATACCTATATTGAACCAAATATCTGCAGTTTTCCCTGAACATGAGGGGTTTACCTGTAGAAGACCACAGCACCATCATCACAGATGTACAGAGGCCACACATTCAGAGTGGACACTTTAGGGTTCCAGTCCAGATCCTGATGGATCTCCAAAACTGAGATATCACAAGGAAATGTTCCACGCCCCTGCAGGAGACAATCAGGATGCCAGTCAGTAAACTGGGAAACATTTCAGGAAATTAAGTGAAGTGAATCAATGCAAGAGCAAAAAATAAATCCTTACAGTGTCAAAAACGGTGTACCTACCTTGGCAAACTCCAGGTTTTCAAGAGGAATACCACTTATTTCactgagctggagagagagaattgaTGTCACAAATGGCCTTTTAATATTAATTTAGCATGCCCTATAATTTACCTTGTAACATCTACTTATGCATCTCAAAGTCTAGAGGCTGATGTTATATACTGTGATGTGAAAAGTTACAGTGCATCTCACTACTCCCAAGTGGTGCATCAGACCCAGTGATGTTGCTGGGAGCAGCACTTAGTGGGTAAGACAATCCCAGTCCTGCCTTGCAATCCAGTGTGTATGTGGCCTCAGACATATACAAGGCCTGGCACCGACATTCAGTatgtgaatacacacacacacaccgtttccTTGAGTTCCTCCACACTGCTGCTCTCCAGAACCACTTCCTGGAAGGGCTCCAGCTTCATCTGGGCGGGGGTCCAGCGGCGGGTGAGCACAGCCAGCTGGGACATGGACTTCATCTTCTCCGGTCCTGGAAAGGGGcaggagaggagggttggggctggctgagcacacacacccactgtctctgtctgcctctctttcgctctctcacaAGTGATACTCATTCAGAGGAGAGACAATTCAGTTCTACAGGTTTCTTTCCCATTTACAGAAGTAATTATGTTAAATCTTCCTCTAAAACCATTTTTATGTGACCTAATATAGGCATTTGATATAAAAGCAGTAATATATTTGAGTGTAAGTTTGTCTCTATTCAGGCTATGATGACCATGAGGCGATTTACAAATGGCTCTGAAGAGAGTAGTCGAAAAAATAGCAAACCAGTATTACCATCTAGAACCTCCAGAAAGACCTCCCAGTTACTGGAGATGTTGATATCCTCCTCATAGACGTGGTAGTCCAGAAACACTGTCCCTGGGTTCTTCCACGTCTTCTTCCTGAGACGGAACCTGACCCCACACACAATTAGGATTCAACAACACTTCTAGCAATAAGCATCAGCTGTGAGTCAGTGCTTTAAAAGGTCACTCACAGTACCCATCCATAAGAGAACAAAGGTGCCCATGATATTTTGAAGTGAGAGGATATGCAGCAGGTAGCCTAACGGTTAAGAGCATttggctagtaaccgaaaggtcactggtttgaatccccgcgctgactaggtgaaaaatctgttgatgtgcctttgagcaaggcacttacgcCTGGTAAATTACTAGACTTTGACATTCTGATTGTATCACCACAAAGACTTCTACAGTCAAGTAGTCGGTGCCAATAAATGCTTTCATAAGAAAATATGTAGGTAAGGGATTCGCCCATACATTCATGTGCATTAGATTGTGTACATAGATCATCTTAGATATGCAGATTAGAGTTACTTGACTGTACATGTTTTTAAGTGTGTAAGGTGGAACCCACTTGTCGATGTTGAGGTCCAGCTTGCATTGGTCTTTCAGCTGAGGCATTAGCTCCTCTTTGGACTGTTTCACAGTCATGCCCTTAGCAAACACTGTGTCCACAAGGAACTTACAGGGCTggggaggagagacacacacacacttaagcaTGAAACACAATGACATATACAACTGTCACATAATACACCCTGGTGACAAATCCATCAGTGACACACCTACAGGCTGCTGTTAAGTGAGGAAATTGCACAACACCGAATAACAATCACTTCTGTGTCTGAAGAAATATCAGCACATCCCGGTCCTTACCTCTGCATCATTCACTAGTAGCTGGTACACTTTCACCCGATACTCGCCCTTCTTCAGTGCTCTGCCTAATCGAATGGTTATCTGTAAGAAAACCAAGAGAAGCGTCATggatcagatatatatatatatatatatatatatatatatatatatatagatatgtttatagatatacagtgccttgcgaaagtattcggcccccttgaactttgcgaccttttgccacatttcaggcttcaaacataaagatataaaactgtatttttttgtgaagaatcaacaagtgggacacaatcatgaagtggaacgacatttattgaatatttcaaacttttttaacaaatcaaaaactgaaaaattgggcgtgcaaaattattcagcccctttacattcagtgcagcaaactctctccagaagttcagtgaggatctctgaatgatccaatgttgacctaaatgactaatgatgataaatacaatccacctgtgtgtaatcaaatctccgtataaatgcagctgcactgtgatagtctcagaggtccgttaaaagcgcagagagcatcatgaagaacaaggaacacaccaggcaggtccgagatactgttgtgaagaagtttaaagccggatttggatacaaaaagatttcccaagctttaaacatcccaaggagcactgtgcaagcgataatattgaaatggaaggagtatcagaccactgcaaatctaccaagacctggccgtccctctaaactttcagctcatacaaggagaagactgatcagagatgcagccaagaggcccatgatcactctggatgaactgcagagatctgcagctgaggtgggagactctgtccataggagaacaatcagtcgtatattgcacaaatctggcctttatggaagagtggcaagaagaaagccatttcttaaagatatccataaaaagtgtcgtttaaagtttgccacaagccacctgggagacacaccaaacatgtggaagaaggtgctctggtcagatgaaaccaaaattgaactttttggcaacaatgcaaaatgttatgtttggcgtaaaagcaacacagctcatcaccctgaccacaccatccccactgtcaaacatggtggtggcagcatcatggtttgggcctgcttttcttcagcagggacagggaagatggttaaaattgatgggaagatggatggagccaaatacaggaccattctggaagaaaacctgatggagtctgcaaaagacctgagactgggacggcgatttgtcttccaacaagacaatgatccaaaacataaagcaaaatctacaatggaatggttcaaaaataaacatatccaggtgttagaatggccaagtcaaagtccagacctgaatccaattgagaatctgtggaaagaactgaaaactgctgttcacaaatgctctccatccaacctccctgagctcgagctgttttgcaaggaggaatgggaaaaaatttcagtctctcgatgtgcaaaactgatagagacataccccaagcgacttacagctgtaatcgcagcaaaaggtggcgctacaaagtattaacttaaggttttgatttgttaaaaaagtttgaaatatccaataaatgtcgttccacttcatgattgtgtcccacttgttgattcttcacaaaaaaatacagttttatatctttatgtttgaagcctgaaacgtggcaaaaggtcgcaaagttcaagggggccgaatactttcgcaaggcactgtatatattttttacaaacaCACACGCCATTATCTTTTGAGAAGAGTCATGATGTTTTGAAAGGGGCAGATAGTGAGACGCTACGGACCTTGTTGTCgtcagagaaggaggagagggtctCGTTGAGCCGTACACTCTCAAACTCCTGGTTGTTGGCGTAGACGCGGAACACCTTGAACTGGGTAGAGGTGACCCCCACGAAAGGCTCCAGGTTCTGTTTGAATGCTGACAGAGTTATCCTCTTATCCACGTGGACCAGTACACCTGGCAAACAGCACCAAAACATACGTTTCAATTAGTTGGAACAAACTAATCATATAACAGTAATTAAATACTACACGTGGATTTTGTTCTAAGAGCATCTAAACCAGTGTTTCTTAAGCCCCAAGTTGTTGCTCACCGGTCTGTCAGATAACTGACATGAGTGCTTATCTTAAATGAACCCATTCACATTTTATcatttaaatgaaataaaaacctTAAAAAATGACTTCAGCATATGCATTTTGAAATACACTTAAAAATTAAATTGTTTAAAAGCATATAGTATTGATATTTATGCCGAAATATATAATTCATGACTCAACTCAATGTTGTTTGTGAACTACAGCCGTTTCTATATCGTACTGTATTTATTCTTTGGACAAGTgttgctgtttttttgttaacACCCACCACCTAGAGTATATACAATACACTCTGATTTAATGGAGATTGGAGAGTCACTGTACAGCGTTCTCCCGCTCTCAGATCTTAAACATCTTCAAATCTTACTTTACAGCGCAAGCAAATCCAATGTAAGTCAATGGAGAGAGAGGCCTGCtacatcattctccctctctctcacaagcAGGGGGGACACAtaccacagacatacacacatgcaggtgtgcatggatgtctcatggtagggtggggtatgGAAACTGTGTAATTTTTGAGCACTTTCTAACCTCTTCTACCATGGACAAACATGTATGAAAGGTGTCCTTCAAATCAAAATGGTGCTGTAAAAAAAGTTATTAAATTCATATGAACGACCCACACTTATTTACAAAATAACAATTTTACAGTTCCCACAAACTAAACTTTCAAATAAACCAGTTAGgacatcagactaaacaagaTTAGCTTCAAAGACCTGCATTTGTAAATACATTTAGAACAGTTGGACTTTCCCACCAGCTGTTTGAGCGGGCGCATGGGTGTGCAAGCGTGTGAATGTCTATGGTGTGTACACATGTGAGattgtgagagaaagagggagaggtgcgtcacttgagtgggttgagtcactgacgtgatcttcctgtccgggttgccTGCCCCCCTGGTTTGTGCAGTggcggagatcttcgtgggctatactcggccttgtctcaggatggtaagttggtggttgaagatatccctctagtggtgtgtgggctgtgctttggcaaagtgggtggggttatatcctgcccatttggccctgtccgggggtatcgtcggacagggccacagtgtctcccgacccttcctttctcagcctccaatatttatgctgcagtagtttgtgtcgggggggctgGGGTCAATCTATTATATCTGGAGTTtttctcctgttctatcctgtgtgaatataagtatgctctctctaattctctctctttcggtggacctgagccctaggaccatgcctcaggactacctggcctgatgatttcttgctgtccccagtccacctggccgtgctgctgagccagtttcaactgttctgcctgctgctatggaaccctgacctgttcaccggacgtactacctgtcccagacctgctgttttcaactctctagagacagcaggagcggtagaaatactctgaatgatcggctatgaaaagccaactgtcatttactcctgaggtgctgacctgttgcaccctcgacaactactgtgattattattattatttgatcctgctggtcatctatgaacatttgaacatcttggccatgttctgttataatctccacccagcacagtcagaagaggactggccacccctcatagcctggttcctctctaggtttcttcctaggttctggtctttctagggagtttttcctagccaccgtgcttctacacctgcaacgcttgctgtttggggttttaggctgagtttctgtacagcactttgtgacatcagctgatgtaagaagggctatataaatacatttgattgattgaatgttGTAGCAGGCCTCACTCTCCATTGGATTTGCTTATAATCTAGGAGTGAGTGGATTTCTTCAGATAGAGatatctcccacacacacacacacacacacacacacacacacatacacatacacatacacatacacaaaaaaatattaagctttgatcatttgaacatGTATTTACAGGACTTGATTAATGAAATGTGTAAAAAACAGTAACCCCATTTGTCCAAAGATTAAATATAGTACAATATCAAAAACTCACATTGTAGACAAACTCTTCAGATATGTCCATCAGTAAACTCAGATAACATGTCTACCAAAGGAAATTATACATTTCCATTAGAGATATGAATgggttagggagggagaccaTCGCTTCCCGAGCCCCATTACAGAAAAGGTTGAGAAACACTTTGTACAATCGAAATCACTGCTGAGTAcagaatcatcatcatcatcatacagaGAGAAGACGTACATTTCTGGCCTCCTTCCCCAGAGCCGTCCTCCTGTGCATATGGTTCTGCTCTGAAGTAGAGGTAATAGGATTCTGCCTTGCTCTTCCCGTTCTCGTCATACTCGCTGTCCGTGCCACTGTCCTCCTCGGCTGTGTCCCACGTCTCTTTCTTGCCCTCGTTGGCCTTGGAGCGGCGGCTGCTGGTGATGCTGTGTGAGTCCAGCCCGTTGGCCAGCTGGATGGGGCCGCTGTCGGCGTTGCACAGCGTGTCACTGCTGTGGCTGGAGCTCAGGATGTCACTGTCCACTGAGCTCGTGCTGCGGTCGTTGTTCACCTCAGAGTCTGAGCGCTCCTCCCCAGGGAACTGGGTTTCCGGGTCAGAGTAGGCCCCCCCGCCGCTCCCCCCGCTGGCCGCCCGGATCCGGTTCTCCAGCTCTCGGTTGTCGACTGCAACAACAGCAGATACGGAGGAGGAGTCTGGTTCctgagagggtgagggggactcGATGTGCTCGAAGTCGCTGGTGTCTGAGCTCTTCTGGCTGTCACTGGTGCTGGAGCCCTGCTGCTGCTGGAGGGACAGGTTCTTCAGCTTCTCTGTGCTCTCCTCCAGGATGGCCTCTACGGAATTCCTGTTGCCCTTTGACCCCTCCTCAGTGTCGCCACCAACTTTTTGGCAAATAGTTCGGTTGGTGCCGGGGGATTGCACAGGCAGCGAGACAAACAGGCGGATTGTGTTTCCATGGCGATCCAGCAGTTTCCACAAGAGGGAATCAGTGAAGGTGACCTGGTGATCTGGGGATTCAGAGCTTTCCACAAAAACCTAAGAGAAACCAGAGAATGGACAAATTAGATGTGTTACATCTGAGATCAAAGCACTGCTGAAAAatgtttacagatgcacaacatTAAACACAGCAGACCCAAGCAATAATAAAGTGGAGTGCGACCTTGTTGCTCCTGAAGAAACCCTCTGCTTTCAGTGTCTTGTTGGGCACGTAGAGAAGCCGAAGGTCATTATAGCAGCGCTCCAGGACGACACGCATGGTTTCGGCTGAGAGCTCTGTGGCCtttcaacaatacaatacacacaccgGAGAGATAATTCACCAAAGATCCCAAAACAAATACGGGCAGATTTTATGGTCTTACAAGTATAGACTGTATCAGGCTGGATTAGACTGTATTAGATAGAAATGAAGAATTAACTAACTGAACTAACTTACCTGTGCAATGAGCTGCTTGAACTCAGTGATTGACTGGTTTAGATAGGCCCTGATGCTGACGGGAGGGGCGATAGTGTCCGACTTCAGATCCACCACGTGAACCTTCACCATCACctctacagagacacacacacacctcacttcTGAAAAGGCTAAAAGAGTTGCTAGTTATGGTATTATATTTTAAGTCTTGAATGTGTTTTACTGACCTCCCGGTTTGTATGGCTGGAAGACTTGTTCAGCTCTGCGGGTCTCCAGCAGCAGGTCAAACATGTAGGACGACTTGACCCCGCCCAGCAGCAGCCCCATGGGGGTGTCGTCCTCGCCCTCGTACGAACGCTCCAGGTACTCATGGAACTCATCGTACTTGACCAGGCGACAGCAGTCCAGCGGGACCACCCCATCCAGTTCCATGAGCTAGGGGGCAGAATGGGTggccaaagacacacacacatccaattgCTAATAGACACAAGAGAATGTGTTGAGGCTTCTCTTGGCCATTGCGACCCCCATTTTAATCTTAGAACCATGTCTATCCTTGGACCACTCTCTATTCTGACACCGACCGCTGGCTGGTATGCACTGCAGCTGCTGAGTGAGATTCACTTTCAATGCATTCCTCTGCGTTTAGCTTCCACTCTGACGTACCTTGTAGGCCATCTCTGTTGCCTCTCTGAGCGTCTTGTCCTTGTGCACTTCCAGCTTGTTCTCCATCATAGCCATCATCTTCACCGGATGCATGCAGAACAGCTTGATCTGACAGAGAAATACAGAGCAATTAACAACAATAAAACCCCTGTGAAAAACAGAACATTCAGTCAAATGACCGACACCGTTGCCCATGGGAAAGTCCACAGGAGGAGGATGTACCTTGCAGGTATTGCGCTCaatctccctctgtcttttctcCTGCTCCTCAGACTCCTTCTCCCTCTGGACCAGATGCTTTATGTGCTCAGGGAAGTCATCACAATCCAGATACTCTGCAGTGGTAACAACACGGCCCATCAGTCAAGAGATCACCATAACTAACTGGGGGTCCAAGTCATTGAGAGACTTGGAAAGTAGAACCTACTAGGATTGTTATACCCACATATGTAACTTAATACAGTTTAACAGTCATTTTAGACATTTAAAAGCAAACTTGATAATGGAACTAGACTTGATTAATACGTTTCCCTTACTTGCATTCCTTGAGGGGTCTTTCAACCTATAAATCAGCATATACGCATTCGTAGAGCTGTTGGAACAGAAAAACATCTTATTAAATGCAAGTGGAGAAAAGGAAAATGAGTAGCCAAATAGAGTTCCATCTTCCTTTCCAAACACATGAAAGAACAGTGCATTACATAAAAGCTCAGTTATCAACAGGGCTTTGTCCTAGCCTGAATAACCACCCTCTTGTTTTTCTCCCAGGGAGACTTCAATAAAATGTAGCACTCTAAGTAAA
This window encodes:
- the LOC112249154 gene encoding ubiquitin carboxyl-terminal hydrolase 47 isoform X6, with the translated sequence MEMVPSEENQLVPKEIENASEEPRVLCLVQDTTNAKTVNERLTLNLPASTTLSKLFEDVAHKASYVNGTFDLAWGKTGDMGSLDPSSEMSLTESGFEPGKRNFLQLTDKDGEQPQIASDESGTAGSSGLDDSSQERFIGPLPRDGTVGCSSDYSSPSYSYSSILNKSDTGYVGLVNQAMTCYLNSLLQTLFMTPEFRNALYNWEFEESEEDPVTSIPYQLQRLFLLLQTSKKRAIETTDVTRSFGWDSSEAWQQHDVQELCRVMFDALEQKWKQTEQADLINQLYQGKLKDYVRCLECGYESWRIDTYLDIPLVIRPFGASQAYGSVEEALQAFVQPETLDGANQYFCERCKKKCDARKGLRFLHFPYLLTLQLKRFDFDYTTMHRIKLNDRMSFPEELDMGPFIDVEDEKSPQTESCTDSGAENEGSCHSDQMSNDFSADDGVDEGICLDSASSTERVLKPKVPSLNTSSLTFELFSVMVHSGSAAGGHYYACIKSFSDGQWYSFNDQHVSKITQEDIRKTYGGSLGSRGYYSSAFASSTNAYMLIYRLKDPSRNAKYLDCDDFPEHIKHLVQREKESEEQEKRQREIERNTCKIKLFCMHPVKMMAMMENKLEVHKDKTLREATEMAYKLMELDGVVPLDCCRLVKYDEFHEYLERSYEGEDDTPMGLLLGGVKSSYMFDLLLETRRAEQVFQPYKPGEVMVKVHVVDLKSDTIAPPVSIRAYLNQSITEFKQLIAQATELSAETMRVVLERCYNDLRLLYVPNKTLKAEGFFRSNKVFVESSESPDHQVTFTDSLLWKLLDRHGNTIRLFVSLPVQSPGTNRTICQKVGGDTEEGSKGNRNSVEAILEESTEKLKNLSLQQQQGSSTSDSQKSSDTSDFEHIESPSPSQEPDSSSVSAVVAVDNRELENRIRAASGGSGGGAYSDPETQFPGEERSDSEVNNDRSTSSVDSDILSSSHSSDTLCNADSGPIQLANGLDSHSITSSRRSKANEGKKETWDTAEEDSGTDSEYDENGKSKAESYYLYFRAEPYAQEDGSGEGGQKCVLVHVDKRITLSAFKQNLEPFVGVTSTQFKVFRVYANNQEFESVRLNETLSSFSDDNKITIRLGRALKKGEYRVKVYQLLVNDAEPCKFLVDTVFAKGMTVKQSKEELMPQLKDQCKLDLNIDKFRLRKKTWKNPGTVFLDYHVYEEDINISSNWEVFLEVLDGPEKMKSMSQLAVLTRRWTPAQMKLEPFQEVVLESSSVEELKETLSEISGIPLENLEFAKGRGTFPCDISVLEIHQDLDWNPKVSTLNVWPLYICDDGAVVFYRDSTEEPMEQSEDERNELMKKESSRLLKTGHRVSYSPRKEKALKIYLDGGPVKDPGQD
- the LOC112249154 gene encoding ubiquitin carboxyl-terminal hydrolase 47 isoform X4, giving the protein MEMVPSEENQLVPKEGMFWSCRQSIFDEMKKRFSQIENASEEPRVLCLVQDTTNAKTVNERLTLNLPASTTLSKLFEDVAHKASYVNGTFDLAWGKTGDMGSLDPSSEMSLTESGFEPGKRNFLQLTDKDGEQPQIASDESGTAGSSGLDDSSQERFIGPLPRDGTVGCSSDYSSPSYSYSSILNKSDTGYVGLVNQAMTCYLNSLLQTLFMTPEFRNALYNWEFEESEEDPVTSIPYQLQRLFLLLQTSKKRAIETTDVTRSFGWDSSEAWQQHDVQELCRVMFDALEQKWKQTEQADLINQLYQGKLKDYVRCLECGYESWRIDTYLDIPLVIRPFGASQAYGSVEEALQAFVQPETLDGANQYFCERCKKKCDARKGLRFLHFPYLLTLQLKRFDFDYTTMHRIKLNDRMSFPEELDMGPFIDVEDEKSPQTESCTDSGAENEGSCHSDQMSNDFSADDGVDEGICLDSASSTERVLKPKSSLTFELFSVMVHSGSAAGGHYYACIKSFSDGQWYSFNDQHVSKITQEDIRKTYGGSLGSRGYYSSAFASSTNAYMLIYRLKDPSRNAKYLDCDDFPEHIKHLVQREKESEEQEKRQREIERNTCKIKLFCMHPVKMMAMMENKLEVHKDKTLREATEMAYKLMELDGVVPLDCCRLVKYDEFHEYLERSYEGEDDTPMGLLLGGVKSSYMFDLLLETRRAEQVFQPYKPGEVMVKVHVVDLKSDTIAPPVSIRAYLNQSITEFKQLIAQATELSAETMRVVLERCYNDLRLLYVPNKTLKAEGFFRSNKVFVESSESPDHQVTFTDSLLWKLLDRHGNTIRLFVSLPVQSPGTNRTICQKVGGDTEEGSKGNRNSVEAILEESTEKLKNLSLQQQQGSSTSDSQKSSDTSDFEHIESPSPSQEPDSSSVSAVVAVDNRELENRIRAASGGSGGGAYSDPETQFPGEERSDSEVNNDRSTSSVDSDILSSSHSSDTLCNADSGPIQLANGLDSHSITSSRRSKANEGKKETWDTAEEDSGTDSEYDENGKSKAESYYLYFRAEPYAQEDGSGEGGQKCVLVHVDKRITLSAFKQNLEPFVGVTSTQFKVFRVYANNQEFESVRLNETLSSFSDDNKITIRLGRALKKGEYRVKVYQLLVNDAEPCKFLVDTVFAKGMTVKQSKEELMPQLKDQCKLDLNIDKFRLRKKTWKNPGTVFLDYHVYEEDINISSNWEVFLEVLDGPEKMKSMSQLAVLTRRWTPAQMKLEPFQEVVLESSSVEELKETLSEISGIPLENLEFAKGRGTFPCDISVLEIHQDLDWNPKVSTLNVWPLYICDDGAVVFYRDSTEEPMEQSEDERNELMKKESSRLLKTGHRVSYSPRKEKALKIYLDGGPVKDPGQD